One genomic region from Quercus robur chromosome 4, dhQueRobu3.1, whole genome shotgun sequence encodes:
- the LOC126721802 gene encoding uncharacterized protein LOC126721802, protein MPLEQVLMQIKDGPSLKWLEKMKGDPNKRNRNKYCCFYRDHGHDTNEFYDLKQLIKNLIRQGKLRNFLGREHKDEKLKGKVKESSQPPLGEIRVIIGGSSAGQSSKSKKMYLKVVQNVQLSRRSLRTRTTDEQAITFVDEDAERVHHPHDDAIVITLFIADYTTRRVLVDNGSSADILYYPAFQQMRLRRDQHRPINSPLVGFGGMKVQPVSTVTLPVVVGAYPQQVAKDVNFLVVDCSSSYNAIIGRPTLNSWKAVMSTYHLSVKFPTEHGIGQVQGD, encoded by the coding sequence ATGCCCCTTGAGCAAGTTCtcatgcaaatcaaggatggtCCTTCCTTGAAGTGGCTGGAGAAAATGAAAGGAGATCCCAACAAACGCAATAGGAACAAGTATTGCTGCTTCTATAGAGACCATGGGCACGATACAAATGAATTTTACGATCTGAAACAGCTGATTAAAAAtcttattagacaaggaaagttgagaaatttccttggacgagaGCATAAGGATGAGAAGTTGAAAGGGAAGGTAAAAGAGTCGTCACAACCCCCGCTTGGAGAGATAAGAGTTATTATAGGAGGAAGTTCAGCAGGTCAgtcgtccaagtccaagaagATGTATCTAAAAGTAGTGCAGAATGTTCAGCTCTCTAGACGATCGCTAAGGACAAGGACCACGGACGAGCAAGCAATCACGTTCGTGGATGAGGATGCTGAAAGAGTTCATCACCCTCATGACGATGCCATCGTTATTACTTTGTTTATTGCCGACTATACAACTAGAAGGGTGTTAGTGGACAATGGAAGTTCAGCAGATATTTTATATTACCCTGCCTTTCAGCAAATGAGGCTCAGACGAGACCAACATCGTCCAATAAACTCGCCCTTGGTAGGTTTCGGTGGAATGAAGGTGCAGCCTGTGAGCACTGTTACATTACCTGTGGTGGTGGGGGCATATCCACAACAGGTAGCCAAGGACGTGAATTTCTTGGTGGTAGATTGTTCATCCTCCTACAATGCTATAATTGGAAGACCAACTTTAAATAGTTGGAAAGCAGTTATGTCTACTTACCACCTGTCAGTCAAATTTCCAACAGAGCATGGGATAGGACAAGTGCAGGGAGATTAG